In Limanda limanda chromosome 3, fLimLim1.1, whole genome shotgun sequence, the sequence tgtgtgtgtgtgcgctgtctggacacacacacacacatgttcccctcccggtcgcgcgccctaGCTGTTTGAGTATCACTGGCATAGAGTGAGATGGCGGTCtgactattttttaaatttcaaatgtaattattttttcgtttttttttttaaatttttaaatttttttttttttttttttttaatttagagcatGCCTTGCAGGCGACTCGCGGGGTCCCTGCGGGCGACCAGGTGCCCGCGGGCACCGTGTTGGTGACCCCTGTTCTAATCTAATGGATTTATCAACATTAAAACCAAGTGTCAGAGTCATATTTACAGGACAAATCGAATGTGTCCCTTTTAATACAACAAAGATCAGACACCAGAGAAACGCACCATGCCAAAGTTTTGAATTGCGGTTTTGAAATATGAACACAAATAATGTGATATCAACCTTCATAGTAACAGGGAAGATTTCTTACCCTCGATGATGTCGTCCGGCGTCTTGCGTTTCTCGTACACAACAATGATGACAACTAGGATTATAATCTCTGCTAGCACTCCAAGGAAAGGCCAAAGCGGTGCAAGATGGCTGCGCACACGCAGAATAGTGGTATCAGCTGTGTTTCCTATCACGTTGGTGGCATTGCATTCATATATCCCAGGATCTGTTTCTATGTCCAGGTTTAGTATGTAGAGCTCTGTGTAGTTGTCTCGGCTGGAGATGAAGAAGCGTCCAGTAGAGTTGTCAATTTCCTACAAAACAATGAGCATTCCTCAAAGTTAATAATCTCTCCATATATATTAAATAgacataaagtgtgtgtgtatctgtacaTATACCATGTAGGATGTTCCGTCCACTTTACGCCATGTCCAGGTGGGATGTGGGTAACCAACAGACTTACAGTACATTGTTGCATTTTCCCCCtcgtttttattttcactcctCTTGTGGCCGGTGATATCAGGTTTTGCTGTAgaggttaaataaataaataaaattgataaTTAGCTGAGTTGGCAGAGGTAAGCCATTCAGAGAAACGTTTAAACTCTTACCAGATGGCATGAATAAGGAAAGCATGATTGGCTGTTCTGGCTATGGTAATAATTGGTGTTATTCAGGCGTCTATGCAAGGGAGAGGAGTGTAATTAAGAGTCTCTACAGTGGGGCAGATTCACTGAAGCAGCTCAGTGTCATAACTTCAAGCTGTTGCAGTAACGAAGAAGCTTAGTGGGCCTTTTTCAGATGTTTGTATTAATCATGTACAAAGCATGTAATCGTTTACTTTTAAGTCATGTCATTGCATCATTGCAGGATCTGACACAGATTTactgaatttgtgtttttacacatttcctGTCCTCATTTCCACTTGACTCTACAATCTTCTCCTTGAAGAAGATAAAATCATTCTTTCTTAAGAGGCCAAAACACTGACATAGAGGTATTTATCTCATATTCTGAGGTACATGTGTGTCTATTACTGCACTTGCAATTGTAgttcctttaattaaaaaatgttgcaCAAATTACTTTGTCAGTAACTAAAGCTCTGATTAGTCTTTTGACAAAGGCTTGCTGTCGAAAACCGTATGGGTTGTTGTGTAATGCTTGCAAAATGACCTttgataaaaaaacagttttctgtgTTGAGTAATAGATTTGAGCATTTCTAGTAAATCCAGCCTTTGCAAACGGGAAAAACACTCTGGAATGGGTTGGAGCATTTCCCTACAATGCATAATGAGGTCATGGAAGAGGGGGATCAGTATGATACAAGAGCCTCCAGATGTTCCCATTCAAATTAATTCCACAGTGAATTAAACAAAAAGGGGTTTCAGCCAAAGAAAATTGCTGTAAACTGTCTCTTATTAATGAATGAACCAATGAtaaaaaaagcaacacaaaggTTAGGgaattaaattaattcaaacaAATGTCATGAAGCACTGCAACAGATGCCAAGTCAAACTGAGTCTTTCTCAACGAAGAGACGCAGACTCCATTTAATGACACGCAGCATCAGGAAGATAACTGTTCCTGCTTTTCTAATAATCCTCAAAATGACAATAATTCCTTCCATGCAATTATGCAGGATAAGGGAGAAGCCTGGAATGAGCATTTTTCAGTTTCGCTTGGATAATGGAGCAGGAGGGGTCTGAGCTCTTTGGTGACATTACCCCACTCTAATTATGGTGCACACATGCTCCCTGAGCAGAGGAGTGGCCAAGCTCATTTGTGCCGTATCCTAACTGTATTATGTCAGTGAgtgacagcacagagacagccctcagAGTGGCTCTGACACAGGCAGGAACCTTAATTTCACACTCATGActgattattgtcattattaaatCTTTGCGCTAGACAGCGGTAAAGTGAAATATGAATGTGAGAGGGACGTTTGAGGATACACAAGGTCAAGTCCGTCACAAAGACTAGAAATTAGTAGTAAAGTAAAATGACATTGGATTTCAAAGAGCCATTAAATCAAACTCTAAGTCATTATCCTTAATTAGATGCTTTCCACATTTTATGTTGAAGTGACTTTGAGAATTTGTGTAAAAATCTTTATAGTCTAATTTATTTCTGCACTATACTGAGAAGTTATTTGTTCAAACGTTTTCTTCAACCAATGTGCTAAACATTTAGACAAATATCAGGTACCAAATATGTATCTGTGGGAAGCTTAGTATCACAGACAATAAACTCCTCTCCCGCCACCGAGATGGCTGGGACAGGATTCAGAGACTTAATCCTACAACATCACAGAGCCCTCCATCTGTTGCCTCTGAGCTGAGTCCTGCAAGGATGAGTGTGCCAAGGACACTGTAGGCGAGGGATCTCAGTGAACTGCTGCCAGAAGCGCAGTGCAAAACTGGCTAGCATAACAGTGGTCTTGCTACCTGGGTCACAAAAGATCCCGCACACCTCTAGCAAATCACAGGAGCATTTAGCATGAAGAACATGCTTTGTTTAGATCCTTCTATGCTCTAACTGTCaaacattactgtaacaatgTTTTGACGTATAATGCTCAGCTATTTTAAGGGCAGAGTAGTGCATCAGTTTAGTTAAAACACTGACTTTTTCTCCAGGGGACAGATGGCAAGCCTCAACAATCACTGGCCTGCAGTCCAGTGATGGTTAGGACACTTCAGTTTGAATGGTGATGAGGACCGTCATCCCACGGTCCCGTAAAAGCAGAACACACACGGTCATCACCCATGTTACGTAATCAGGCAGCGCTATCAGACAGCCGCAGAATAAGAGGCAGGACATGCTCAGTATGCACCATAGCCATGCCACAGCAAATTGGCTTAAGCGCTACACACAGCCAAGCTTCTCTTGAACAGGCATTCACTTGCCCTTTCTCAGAGAAGATTCGTTACTCAAGTTGATGGCTTTGCTGTCAGCTTGAATGAAACCAACACAGTAGTTCTTTTATTAGCTTTTCTAGCTACAGCAAGAACTGTACTTAACTATTTCTAATTTCACCATTATTAGCTcttatgaataaaaaagaaacgtACAGACTTTTAACCACTAGATTAATTTGTTAAATGGTTAAACTGCTTAGAAGAATGCCTCCTATTGAACCgagtgtttgcatgttttggTGAGCATGAGCAGCAGTGCCTGTCCATTTTGCTACGCTGTCCTCTCAGTGAAAGCTCAGAGTGACAACAGCCTCAGGATTGCTCCCTGTCATCGCCACTGTGCTGGATGGATGCAAACGTCTTTGTCAACGACATCTCCCTCCGCACAGCTTGAGAGGTGGGTAACCTTTCTAGGATAGCTTAATTTGGCATTCTCTCAGCAGAAAACCACGGACAACATTATCATGGCATCATGTGTTGAGCTAAAATTAGGGCCAGGGCTTTTTCTCCAGAATTTCCTAAtagtgaaaaacatttttttaagtgaGAAATGTTTCATTTGTATCACAAAAGGTTCAGCTGTCAGAGGATTCTTACCTTTTACTTCGATTGTTGCATTTGCATTTGGTGCCATGTcaaatgtgaacacacacatgtattccCCAGAAACGTCCGCTCGTGGTTTAATGATtctgaaacaaaacacagcaCATCAACTTTTATTCCATTATTTCCATTTACCAGTCACTCACATTGCAAGtagtaaagtaaataaagtcAACTGATTTCAGTTTGACTCTAGTAATTACTCCCCACTACAGCAGTGAACGCTTTAGGGGCCTTCAAGTCTATGGGAGACAAAATGTTGCCATTACATTGTTATATTACGGAACAGCAGCTCTGAGTTTTGCAGGGAAGGCACCACAGGCATTTTAGCTGTAATCTCCAGAGTATCACTGATGTAATGTGACAAGGAAGTGACCAATTGGTCTTATCTTGTGGGTGGGCAGAGTCTGTGGTGAGTCTACAGAGGCGACAGTAGCTTTGTGCTCCAGTGGTTATACTGTGTGACAGTGGGAAATAACAACTAGTTGGTACTTTAGTCAATAATAGAGTTGTTCTACTTAGATGCAAAGATATAGCTCATCATTGGGTTTAAGACAGTGGGCGTTTTGAAATCCACAAACTCAGGATTAATGCAAACAGTGGCAGTGTAGGgatatttaaaacatatatgACTAGGTTCTTACCAAGTGCTGCCTTTTGACTATTTCAATATATCGCAGAGTAATTAAGACAAAAACAGCTATGAGACATAAACTTCACTGTCAGCATAAGAGTGTAGCTCAGGCTGCATTTTTCTGTCCGAGTCTGTATGAGCCCAACCCAATACCAAGAGGCATTCTGGTTTTTTTGTATCCGAACCCAACCCGAGCATTTAATGTAAGCTACACTAAGTTACTGTGTCCCCTGTGGTTAATGGCATGTTTTGTGCAAATACAGACATTTGCAGTGTAAAACATCAACCCAGCCAACACGACAGACCAGAACCAAACCTgaatatcattaaaaaaaaattgtatggTGCCAACAGGTCACAATGGGTTCAGGTTGGGTATCCATTCTCTAGTCTAAATTTCAATGTCCTAATATTTTGTGGTAGCTTGTTAAAAAATCTAGTGACCTAAGTTGTCTAATTTCCCAGTTTGAGATTTGTATAGCCATCAATAGCACACTATTAGCCACAAGATTCGGTGCTATAAGAATTCTCAAGTCAATGTATTTTTCCTGTTGAAAAGACAACTCTGGCAGAAGATTtccctttaaaaatatattagaATGTGTTTATGAACTGCCTTAGTAATGGCTTGAAGCTAATTGTACAAACAATCTAGCTTTTAATGAGTTGTTGTATCTTCCATGTCTGGAAAAtgcacaagacacacacactacttaTTATACagcagagaaagtctgcagtGCTGTAGTTTGACCCATTTACAAGCAACTACCAGTGGTTGGTTATtcaagcagaaaaacaaacctgagTTACTCTTTCTGTGGATCTCAACAACACTCCCAATTCAAACTTGAGGCCAATCATTTAACTGTCTTAGCAAGTCTAGTTATTAACATGTTCTGACAAATGTTTCTCCGTTCCATTGCTGAGAGCAATCCACTTTGACTTCTCCCAGGATATGTCACCTGTGCGATGTGTTCATTTGATCTGTCCTTGTATTGGTGATCTCCTGTCCATTCTTCATCCAGAAGCTTTCCTTGTGAGGGGTGTGGGCAGTGGTGAGGTTACACTGCAGGTTAACAGGTTTGCCTGAGGTTTCCGCTGACAGGATGATCTGATCAGAGGCATTGATCTTTGGTTCTGGAAGACAGACACAGTCAAAAGCCTTATCACAGAACTGGGGCTCAACGCTGTTTTAACTCTTCCTCCCGTACTGTGGTAGCTGTAGGCTGAATGCTTTTTTTATACAATATGTGTAGGAGGGTATCTATGAGGTGAAGACAGAAGGGCACAGACCAAATAAACATAGGCATAATAAGTAAATGAAATGGCTGGAATGCCTTGTCAAGCATTTATCTTGAGTTTGTCTAATGGCCTCCagtaaattcaattaaatttatTTGATTAGACCTTCCTCACACTTATCATTTCAGAGCActacatttgtcattttttttttaaatgtacaatacaGTCGCGCAGATGCCATTACCATATCTGACAGAAGATACTGTGTAGCTGATAACTGCAGTAATTGTATGTGTCATTGTAATATAGCCTTTTCTGAGCTTGCAAGTCAATGTCATCACTGAACAGTCCTCTGACATTTTACAGTGATGCTGTACGCCTGCTTGAAGTACTCCAGCCTCTAAAATACTAAGCACACTGGTGACTAAACAATACCAGGGTCCACCTTTCAAGGGCATTCAGGGAAACGGGAGGTGTCATCTTAGAGCGAGGCGCCCCTTGCTCTGCCTTCAGTAGTGAGCAGAAAGCCCCCTCTGCcctgcccctcctcctcttccagggCGGGCCAACCATGGCAACGACGGAGCCCTCgaggggaggagcagaggagagaggcatCATAATCCTActactggctgctgctgcaaggCCACtagcaagaaaaaaaagtagGAGAGGGGAAAGAAGGGCTGCTGAGACTGGCATGTGACGTCTATTAGCATTCATGCCACCCTCATCTTGCTATTCTGTAGACTCTATAGCTGAAGGGAaaatctctccctcccccctttaCATCGGTCTCACTAAGCAGTACCACATGTACTATTAATAGTCTCTTTTGAGACATGcgtacacacacaacatgaggtACATAAATTAACATTTAGCAAACACGGCACAGTGGTCCACAGGCAATTTAACCTGAAGGTTGTTTGTAGGACACAGTGTGACATCTTAAAATGTGGTAGCTGCTGGATAATACAACGCCATATCAGAATGTAACTAAATATGAAATACTGCTCTAAATCAGTCAAGACGTAGCGAAACTTGATTTCCTCTTTCCGCTTGATTATTGTATCCAATTGACTGACATTTATTACATAATGATACTCTTTAAAATTACTGCGTTATCAGTACAAATATATGGTCTTCTCTACGTCATCTGGTAGTTTATTACagtaaaattattttattaaactttattttttatgtttttcaaattaaattaaacaaagtagCTGAGACATCGTGTATCGTCATATTTATGAGGCATTATGTCATCGTAAGAGGCAAGGCAGGCCTTAAATTGTGAATTTGTTGGTCATTACATTACAAGAGGTGCACTCCAGTGAGAGGGGCCAGTAACTCAGCTGGCACAGAGAAAGCAGTTTCCTAAACATCTAAATGGTTTGTACAATCTATTCTTAAGAAGGATTTGCAATTTTCAATGCATTTTTATGTCTGATTTGCCCCACACGTTTGTATTTTTCCAGTACAAATATGAGAACACTTGACATACCAATATGATTGTTGAAACAGTAATCACTTTAAAACAGATTAGCTCTTTGGTTTATAAGTGTATAATATATCTGTACTCAAAATCCACTGAGATCAATGCAATTAGTAAAAGTGATACTAAATGAAAAATCTGTATTCGAGGATGAAACACGCTGaaaagatttttttcattttttcacaaAGAAACCAGCCATGCAGGAATCGTGTGGCGTGATAAATTCcaatggtaaacatttttttttcttcaatggaGAAAACAGCCTCAGCACAGGCTTATAACCTTTTCACAGCTGcaacttcttcttcctctcatgtTGGACTGAGGGCAAACTGGTGTGAGGACACAACAGCGACTCACTACCGCCTCTTGAGGTACAATGTGATATTACGAGATGGGACAGGCTCAGGCTTGgtggttagcatgctaacttcaGTAGTCTGACATCAGAACTTATTTCTGTTGCTAATCTTGTAAAATTTTTGAGTGTATTGAACAAAAATACTCTATTTTGATACTGGAATGCAATCTTTTGAATTTAAATCCCTTGTTTCTGGCATTTAAATTAAAGCTGATGACAGCTGCTCTTCTTTGTAAAGTTACATTTTAGGATATACCTTTTATATATCCTC encodes:
- the nptnb gene encoding neuroplastin b; this encodes MHPHAAMLAMVLLGNLALPFASAQNAGFVKSPMSETKLTGDTFELYCDVVGNPTPEIQWWYAEINRADSFKQLWDGARKRRVSINTAYGTNGVSVLGITRLTLEDSGTYECRASNDPRRNDRRQNPASTWIRAQATISVLQKPKINASDQIILSAETSGKPVNLQCNLTTAHTPHKESFWMKNGQEITNTRTDQMNTSHRIIKPRADVSGEYMCVFTFDMAPNANATIEVKAKPDITGHKRSENKNEGENATMYCKSVGYPHPTWTWRKVDGTSYMEIDNSTGRFFISSRDNYTELYILNLDIETDPGIYECNATNVIGNTADTTILRVRSHLAPLWPFLGVLAEIIILVVIIVVYEKRKTPDDIIEDDEPAAPMKTNSTNNHKDKNIRQRNTK